The Rattus norvegicus strain BN/NHsdMcwi chromosome 20, GRCr8, whole genome shotgun sequence genomic interval AACTCACAGCTCTGTTAAGTGGGGAGCACATCATGCTGCTCCTCAGTACTGTGCTACAGGTCAGTAGGAATTACTTTTCTAACGAGATCATGTCACAGCCAAATACTCCAGTATCAGGAGTAGTTTTTTCTGGTGAGAAAAATTAAAGCTATATTTGGACATTTCTAGGAAAAGATCAAATCCTCAGTTACACACTGGACTGCACGTCCTTCTTACAGCAAATGCCAGGTGAAAACGCCTCAAAAATGGGGATCTAATCTTTTCCTCTTGCGGGGAGACACAGGGAAGGCAGAAATGAAGTTCACAACTACACCCTACAGAAGCACACCCTACAGAAGCCAGGACTCAAGAGGCCCCTTTTCTTATACAAATGTATTTACTCACCACTACTGCTGTTCTGCAACTTcaatttacttttctctttggCGCTCCTGCTGAGAACACCATTGGGCTTCAAGTCTTCCTCGATCTCGCCCTTCCTCTTCTGCAGATCGTTCTGCTTCTTTTTGTAAGTCGGCTTGGGCTGCCGTTTAGTCCTCTGCTCCGCCTTACTTTCACTCCCATCTGAGTCTGCGCTTTCAGAGCCAGACTCGTAAGTTCTTTTGGCTTTCCTCCTGCTGGCTTTCTCATCCCTTCCATACTTGTCTACAGTGACCCTGCCATCCACACTATTCTGTATGTCACTAGATGTAGAGGCTATTAGGTTGACAGAACATGGCTTAATCATCTCTGATACACAGGTCCCTGAATTTTCCATTTTGTTAGTATTTTTGTCTTCTTCTGAATGTCTGGTGAGCCAGGCCTTCTTCAGTTTGGTGTGGTAGTTGggctggctgggctgggctgccgGCCCATTCCCTACAGAGACTGCTTTGTTACTTGCAGCGCAGGTCATGGTGCTATCCAGGGGAAGAGAGGCTGCTGCAGTCTGATTTCTCACAGTATTGAGCTCAGCCTCACTGACATTACTATTTTTATACTGAGCTGCAGCCAATGCTGCCTTgtgcttttttaaatgaataaaatcagttgTGCCTGAGAAGCCAGAACCAGGCTGAACAGCATTTGCTGTCTTACTACAGGCCAGAGTAACTGGAACTGGGGTGCTGACTTTGCAACCCTTTGCTTGCGCCACTGACTGACTAACACTTTTTGAAGAAGGACATTCTAAGGGCGTGGAGGCCGATATGATATTTGATAAAGAATAAGTTGCTTCTGAACCAGCCAAGCTGGAGACACTGGTGGTAGGGCCAGCAGATGTGAGCACATCTGTCTGGGTAGCAGAGACTACATTTACAGCAGACATGACTGAAACAGGAACACTGCCCTGGGAGGCAGCTTCAAAGTTCTTCTCAGATTTCACATGAGCACTTTCTAAATTCACATTGGGTAGAAGAATTCTTCCAGTCTCTCCGGCTTCCGGTTTGAGGTAATCTGTTTTGTTTGCCCCGGATGATGCTCTTTCACAAACTCGATCTTTGGCAGCTAAAGGTCCAGATGGCACACTATCGACTTTTGTACTAGAAGGTGGACGGACAATGACGGATGCCACAGCAGCCTGAGACTTTCCACTATTCTTTTCCACAGGCCACTCGGCTTTCTCCTTGCTGAGGTTGTTAGACCTCCACACTTCCACTAGACTCTGGTCAGAACTCTTAAGGTCTGCCTGAGAGTCCTTTGGCTCAGGAATTAGCGTCGGGGGCTTCTGAGACTCCTGAGCTTTGCCACCAGCATTGACTGGCATCACTGGGGTcagagtgggaggggaaaggcTGCTGTAGCTGCTCTCCTTTCTTTCCAGGCTGTGATGGATTGGTGGATGGAACACTGGTGCCCTGTGCAGGGCGGGCATACTGCGGAGTGCGTTGGTAGAACACACGGTCAGATGGGTAGGACTCCTGCAATCGCTTCTGAACGTCGTGACTGAGTGAGATGCACTCTGGTGGGGAAGATGGTCTGGTACCTTGCCAACCAAACTTTCACTTTCTGGCTGGTGTTTAATCAAAGGTGGAGGCTTCGAGAGAGATGATATGAAAGACAGAGTTTGAGGATTGGCTGCTGCGGAAAGGTTACTGTTCTGCTTCTCAGTGTGGATACTGGAGACTTCTTTGGATGGGTAGGACCTTGGCGGCTCATTGAGCACACTGTTAGACAGCGTGGTGAAGTAGTTGctctggggcaggctctgagacACCGAGTGCTTCATCTTATACAGCTCTGACACCGAGCGGTCCATGTCTTTATCTGGTTTGATAGCATGGCTTTTAGGACTAGAAGACGATGGCACTACTCTGGAGTAATTCTCTCTCTCAACCTCATGGCCCTTGATCTTGGTTGTAAATGGAGCCACGTCAATGCTCTCCTGAAGAATCCGGCGGTGCTCCTCCTTGTATTTGTTCAGTCTCTCGCCAGTCTCTGGGGGCAGCCTCGGGCCCACAAAATGCCTATGCAAGTGACAATCTTTTCCTGCCTGTGACCTGTTAAGATCCAGGTCACCTTTTACTGATGTGGATGCGTTAGACCGCAAAGGTTCCATAAAAGCTTTCCTCTCCAATTCTCTACAAAGAAAATACACAAAGATTCCTGTAATCACTTTTCCatacaaaatgattttttttgaaatgttattctattttgaaagcaaacagtTTTAAAATTGGAAGATAAACTAGTATGAAAAGAACAGAGCCACATTTACTGACTTATACCTATAATTACACTACTTGGAAggtcgaggcaggaggattgcaatgAATTCAATAGCGGACTGAGACTCAACAGGCAAAACACAAGGAAAAGCAAAGAATCTCTTCAAAGCCTAGTTTTGACACCAATTTTcaataaactatttaaaaagtgaattaaGAAAATCATGAAAGACAAAGGTATGTGTTAAGTGCTAAACACTGGGGAACTTACTCTTTGTGGTGATCTGCTAATGTCTTTGTCAGTGGAGGACTGGAATGCACTGTCATCTTGTGAGGTCGGGGAGGCTCTGCACTGGAAGGTCTGACAGGAATGTGACTAAGTAACCCAATACCATCCGCTGAGGTCACAGGAGTGGGTTGATGTAACCAAGGACTGGGAGaattctattaaaaacaaaaccaaaagctttaCATTTAAGTtaccaaaacaacagcaacagagaAATGCAAGCCTAAATTACTGAGCTGGGTAGACTGCCGTGTACCTGATTCTAGCAATCAGTTTCATAGCAAGACTTCTGACCATAGCATATTTATAaaacctgatttttttaaaatgaatctgGTGAGAAATATTCAATTTTTAACCAACATTAATCATACAGACTTTTTACATTCAACTTAAAACAAATCAACATTAAAATAGTAACCTGTAAAAATATCCCTTCACTAAAAGTAGGTCCGAGCTGCCATTGTCTATAAACTTCGTTTTATGATCCCTATGATCCAACACCAGAAGAACTGGTGCTTACAGCAAAACCAGAATGTTAGAGCTAACATGGTTTTCcactagaaacaaaaattataataGAGTTTGGCTGCCAACTTTCCCTGTAGAATAATTAACTTTGTAATGTAAGAGTTTATGCACAACTCCCAGATCATTACATTTAAGGCCTAAATGTGTTCACTGTACCCGGTAAAGCAGACCCACTAGAGTGGAGGTGCGGTGGCATTAACAcgcttttgttttctgtgacagTATGCTGCCTGCATGAGAAGTTAGTTCTTAATATGGTGATAGTGACATACATGTTAAAGCCCATACGTCTAAtgtttaaaaactgtttttataCTGTGACTCAATATAACTCAGGAGTGTGCTTTGTGAATCTGTCATTAGGATGAGTCACATATACCTGGAAAATTCCAACCACCTTTAGTTTGACTAAAGGAACACGCCTTATAACTTGTATCAACAATCTAAGAGTAGTTAGCATGCACCACAGAGCTAGCGTAAGGATACGTTACAGCTCTAAACCGCACAggagaacagtgcacagtgatgtACATACAAAAGGaatcttatatataaaataacacaGACACCATAGTTACGTAAGCCTCAATGACAATGAAGAAGGACGTTCTTATGAAGTAGCGTTTAAACTGCCTTCCCCATCCAGTGGCTTCTGCTTCTATTATCTCATCACCTTGGTTACAGACAAAAAGTTACAGGATCTTTTTctgcttaaaattttattttagtttacatcttTGTATTGTGAgtttatataagtaaataaaaacctATCTATCATGAAACATTCTAAGGTCTTATAAACAATGTTATGTCTTTGCAGAGTTTGGAACTTATGGAAGAAGGTCCAAATCCATTTGTCAACTCTTGGCATCTATGTTCCTTTAGCTTCTCTCTGTGCAGTGCCAACTACTCTCATGACACAGAGTGGTTGCAATGACACATGGGCCATCAGGCTTGCTCTAAATTCTCAAGTGAAATATGTTGTCAGTGATCGTACACTTCACCTACATTATGTACTGTCTACATTCTGGTATGATTTAACCAGCAACTCCATTGGGTTTCAAGTCCAATGATCGCATGACCAATGGCACATGATCAAAGATGCAAACAGAATccagaccctatctcagaaacaaaATCAAGAGGGATAAACTTGTAATTCTGGAAGCACAATCCTAGAACTAAAATCTTAACAATAGTAAATGTGCCAATACTGGGGAAGAACAAACTGttaatttcataaaaaaaaaaaaaacaaacaaaaaaaaaacccaaaaaacaaaaacaaaacaaaaaacaaaacaaaaaacaaaacaaacaaaacaaacaaacaaacaaacaaacaaaaaaaacaaaaaacaaaaaacccaaagctCAAAGGAAGGCAAGCTACAGGGGAGTTACTGAGAATAAACCACAAGAAATGTCCTTAGATTGCCACTTGCTTAGTAGGTGTTCCTGACTATCAACACCAGTCATTGTAACATGAATTAATGGCACTGATAACCTCATTACTCCCGTCTAAAACTGCAAAAGCTTCTCTGACAAACTTTTGGCATCATGATAATACCCGTGTCTACTGTAATTTCCAATGCAATGCTAAgtataaacaatatttttcctgaaataaatgataaattagTAGCAAGGGCTTCCAAATCACCACTCCCAACATATTATGGATCTTGCCCAAAACATGGCAAGAAAAGTGTTAAGAACATGTGCCATCTGCATGGAAGCACTGTTCCTAAAAGCTAAGTACTAAAAATAACTCAAATGTCCACCGACAAAACACTGCTAAACAAAGTGTGGCAGGCACGGCAGCAGCCCCTTGATTAGCATGGAGAAGGCCCTAATACTAATGAATGGAAAATGTGttcctacatacacatacatgaagtaAAATAGAATGCAGCTTTTAAAAATGGCCGTCcagggcgggagagatggctcagaggttaagagcactggctgcttttcctgaggtcctgagttcaattccagcaaccacatggtggctcacaaccatctgtaatgggatctggtgccctcttctggccttcatgcatgcattcatgaatacatgcaggcaggatcctgtatacataataaataaattctttaaaaaaaaaaaaggccatccaCCTGTGTGTCAACCTGAATGAACCTAAAGGACATAttaaacaaagacagacagataactAGAAAGGCCGTGAGGAAGGGAATTAAATGTCTAATGAGTTTCATTTTACAAGATAAAAATGTTCACAGCTTGTATACTGCTCAAAGATACCTGACCCTCTAGGATGCCAGATGACTCACCAGGAAACCTGCACTCATGCCTGGGCCTATGTTAGAGCCCCGGAGCCACAGGGCAGAAGGAAGCCCACACAGAGTGAGCTGTCCTGTGGTCTGTCCTTGAGTGTTGCTGCACCACTGCAACACGTACACATGGGATGGGTGGACCGACGGGTGGTAGGCAAATGAACGGGTAAACAAATCAACGCCTACATGGAGAAACTTGACTTACTCAATCGAAAGcttgaaaatgagagaaatgaTAAATTTCATGCTGCTTCGACTGCAAGTGAGGTGGTATTTCAAACCGTCCAGGAGGAATACTTAAAGAGCACATGGTCAGCAAAGGCCAAGCTTGCCTCATGGTAAGCATTTACCACTGGCGTCCATTCCCTCACTTTCACTGACTGTGTGGACTGTTATTAGCGCAGAGCATTTGCTGGAGAAAGCACGTATGCATGGAAGAGTGTGAGTTCTATCTTCCCGCCTTCTGCGTTGGTGTTAGTACAGAATTTAACACGGGATGACCCTGCAGTGATGTCACTATAGAAGTGCTGACAGCTTTGCCAAATACTAGGTGTGCCTAACTTTCAATGTCCTTAAGCACAAAAGGCACTTAGAAAGTCATGTTTTGAAACATGAGCATAAATGATGCATCCAGCTGCCCAAGGGCTAATATAACATCATTTAAAGAAACgtgttttttgaaaaaaaaaaaaaagcctgtacTTTTACTACCAAAATATACGCCATAAGTCACAGTCGAACAGACAGTAGTGCAATCTAGAAAAGTTAAGTCTGGTGAGGTTATTATCCATCCGCGAAAATAAGCACCTGAAAATCTGCACTATTTTTAAAGTACCCACAGAGAATAagtaacagacacacacactgctctgcAGCCAACAACGGGGTCACTTACCCTCCTCAATGAAGCTTCAGCATTAACTGCATTTTCTGGGTGAACCCACTTAGAAGAAGGGAGACCAAGTCCTGAGTATGCATGTGTTCCATTCGGATATTGCCAAATAATTGGGTAAAGTCCAAGCTGGTTATAGGAAGCGGAAGGATGGGCTTGTCCGAGAAGATGAGGTGACTGGTGCTgtagcagctgctgctgctggtgagcTAGTGCTAAATGGCTCAAGCTGCCTGTGTGAGCACTCTCCAGGCGCGGGTGGCCACCCAGTAAAGAGGCAGTAGGCACTCCAGGTAACACAGTGGGAAGTAAATGAGGGTGATGGACAGGATGGTGTGGACCACTAGTGAGAGGGTGAGTGTTAATGGTGGGTAATGGAGTTTGACTAGATGACCCAGCTAGTAAGTGGGGTCCTGGCGTTAAGGCAGGGTGATGGCTACCTGGGTTTAAACAGGTTCTGTGGGATGAGGAATGAAGAGGGAAAGGATGCTGGCTCAAGAAGGGTGAAATGTGATTAGCTCCTGCTTCTGATCCAATAAGCGCAGGGTCCCTATAGACCGTGAAGTGCTCGTTTTTATCAATGATTAGAGGGCTCTTTGTAGTTTCCAGAGCGCTGCCTCGAGTCGGGGCGGCATGGAAACTACCTCTGGATAACTCGTGCTCCGCTTTACTCGCCTGCCTTCGCTCACCAGCGGCCTGACTGTTCCCATAAGCAGCCCGAGACTTTACAGAATCAGGAGAGTGAGTGACCTTGGGTTTAAAAACTTCAGGTGAAGAACTGGATTTTGTCTTCTGAGTATCTACTGAAGTAGTTAGTTTAGATCTTATAGTTTCTGGGGGTGGACTTCGCTTATGCAGCTGATCCTCTGTGACAGAAACCGTACTTAGTGAAGACATGTATGAGACATAgtgatttctctctttctccatttctcggTTATCATTTCCTGAAGGAGTATTTGTAGTACTTGATTGTGTTAAATCCACTTTCACTACATCACTGACCCAACTCTGGTCACAATCTTTCTTTGCTGCTTCTaggtatttagcatttgaatgttTGGAATCACTAACATTTGAATCCATGTTCTCAGGTATCTGGAGACCAAAAGTATTTGACTTTTCCTGAGCTGCCCTCTCTGAATGAGTGTCGTTTTTGATATCCATAGCACACTTGGG includes:
- the Jmjd1c gene encoding probable JmjC domain-containing histone demethylation protein 2C isoform X3: MQGPYSLNGYRVRVYRQDSATQWFTGIITHHDLFTRTMIVMNDQVLEPQNVDPSMVQMTFLDDVVHSLLKGENIGITSRRRSRASQNISTVHGHYTRAQANSPRPAMNSQAAVPKQNTHQQQQQRSIRPSKRKGSDSSAPDEERMKGDKYDYGSRGENPKGKNKHMVTKRRKPEEDEKRLTMKRLRTDNASDASESSDSENSSKRITENSSEQTPEYELKNKITSKINGEDGQPQAAEKAGEEILIDTRPHWDQMQEDKNHEEGEKLKSMDSHLQDKITLRASEQATDADPNSNDSVLQECNMENQRTVELPSKDRVVSRTPTPKCAMDIKNDTHSERAAQEKSNTFGLQIPENMDSNVSDSKHSNAKYLEAAKKDCDQSWVSDVVKVDLTQSSTTNTPSGNDNREMEKERNHYVSYMSSLSTVSVTEDQLHKRSPPPETIRSKLTTSVDTQKTKSSSSPEVFKPKVTHSPDSVKSRAAYGNSQAAGERRQASKAEHELSRGSFHAAPTRGSALETTKSPLIIDKNEHFTVYRDPALIGSEAGANHISPFLSQHPFPLHSSSHRTCLNPGSHHPALTPGPHLLAGSSSQTPLPTINTHPLTSGPHHPVHHPHLLPTVLPGVPTASLLGGHPRLESAHTGSLSHLALAHQQQQLLQHQSPHLLGQAHPSASYNQLGLYPIIWQYPNGTHAYSGLGLPSSKWVHPENAVNAEASLRRNSPSPWLHQPTPVTSADGIGLLSHIPVRPSSAEPPRPHKMTVHSSPPLTKTLADHHKEELERKAFMEPLRSNASTSVKGDLDLNRSQAGKDCHLHRHFVGPRLPPETGERLNKYKEEHRRILQESIDVAPFTTKIKGHEVERENYSRVVPSSSSPKSHAIKPDKDMDRSVSELYKMKHSVSQSLPQSNYFTTLSNSVLNEPPRSYPSKEVSSIHTEKQNSNLSAAANPQTLSFISSLSKPPPLIKHQPESESLVGKVPDHLPHQSASHSVTTFRSDCRSPTHLTVCSTNALRSMPALHRAPVFHPPIHHSLERKESSYSSLSPPTLTPVMPVNAGGKAQESQKPPTLIPEPKDSQADLKSSDQSLVEVWRSNNLSKEKAEWPVEKNSGKSQAAVASVIVRPPSSTKVDSVPSGPLAAKDRVCERASSGANKTDYLKPEAGETGRILLPNVNLESAHVKSEKNFEAASQGSVPVSVMSAVNVVSATQTDVLTSAGPTTSVSSLAGSEATYSLSNIISASTPLECPSSKSVSQSVAQAKGCKVSTPVPVTLACSKTANAVQPGSGFSGTTDFIHLKKHKAALAAAQYKNSNVSEAELNTVRNQTAAASLPLDSTMTCAASNKAVSVGNGPAAQPSQPNYHTKLKKAWLTRHSEEDKNTNKMENSGTCVSEMIKPCSVNLIASTSSDIQNSVDGRVTVDKYGRDEKASRRKAKRTYESGSESADSDGSESKAEQRTKRQPKPTYKKKQNDLQKRKGEIEEDLKPNGVLSRSAKEKSKLKLQNSSSAGVPRSVLKDWRKVKKLKQTGESFLQDDSCCEIGPNLQKCRECRLIRSKKGEESTHSPVFCRFYYFRRLSFSKNGVVRIDGFSSPDQYDDEAMSLWTHENYEDDDIDVETSKYILDIIGDKFCQLVTSEKTALSWVKKDAKIAWKRAVRGVREMCDACEATLFNVHWVCRKCGFVACLDCYKAKERKSSRDKELYAWMKCVKGQPHDHKHLMPTQIIPGSVLTDLLDAMHVLREKYGIKSHCHCANRQNLQGGNVPTMNGVSQVLQNALHHSNKTSACPPESQQQSTPQRAQANGSSSPGSASTDSRLTPPESQSPLHWLADLAEQKSREEKQENKEFTLEKEIKEDEEQDTPDSPNGSTSPPASQNSEQGSTLRDLLTTTAGKLRVGSTDAGIAFAPVYSMGASSGKGGRTMPNILDDIIASVVENKIPPNKTSKINVKSEPNEEPKESRQSATNESNKFYRDIPHTWICDQHVLWLKDYKNSNNWKLFKECWKQGQPAVVSGVHKKMNVSLWKAESISLDFGDHQADLLNCKDSIVSNANVKEFWDGFEEVSKRQKNKGGETVVLKLKDCPSGEDFKTMMPARYEDFLRSLPLPEYCNPEGKFNLASHLPGFFVRPDLGPRLCSAYGVAAAKDHDIGTTNLHIEASDVVNVLVYVGIAKGNGVLSKAGILKKFEEEELDDILRKRLKDSSEIPGALWHIYAGKDVDKIREFLQKVSKEQGLEVLPEHDPVRDQGWYVNRRLRQRLLEEYGVRACTLVQFLGDAIVLPAGTLHQVQNFHSCIQVTEDFVSPEHLVQSFHLTQELRLLKEEINYDDKLQVKNILYHAVKEMVRALKMHEDEVEDMEDT
- the Jmjd1c gene encoding probable JmjC domain-containing histone demethylation protein 2C isoform X4; translated protein: MNSQAAVPKQNTHQQQQQRSIRPSKRKGSDSSAPDEERMKGDKYDYGSRGENPKGKNKHMVTKRRKPEEDEKRLTMKRLRTDNASDASESSDSENSSKRITENSSEQTPEYELKNKITSKINGEDGQPQAAEKAGEEILIDTRPHWDQMQEDKNHEEGEKLKSMDSHLQDKITLRASEQATDADPNSNDSVLQECNMENQRTVELPSKDRVVSRTPTPKCAMDIKNDTHSERAAQEKSNTFGLQIPENMDSNVSDSKHSNAKYLEAAKKDCDQSWVSDVVKVDLTQSSTTNTPSGNDNREMEKERNHYVSYMSSLSTVSVTEDQLHKRSPPPETIRSKLTTSVDTQKTKSSSSPEVFKPKVTHSPDSVKSRAAYGNSQAAGERRQASKAEHELSRGSFHAAPTRGSALETTKSPLIIDKNEHFTVYRDPALIGSEAGANHISPFLSQHPFPLHSSSHRTCLNPGSHHPALTPGPHLLAGSSSQTPLPTINTHPLTSGPHHPVHHPHLLPTVLPGVPTASLLGGHPRLESAHTGSLSHLALAHQQQQLLQHQSPHLLGQAHPSASYNQLGLYPIIWQYPNGTHAYSGLGLPSSKWVHPENAVNAEASLRRNSPSPWLHQPTPVTSADGIGLLSHIPVRPSSAEPPRPHKMTVHSSPPLTKTLADHHKEELERKAFMEPLRSNASTSVKGDLDLNRSQAGKDCHLHRHFVGPRLPPETGERLNKYKEEHRRILQESIDVAPFTTKIKGHEVERENYSRVVPSSSSPKSHAIKPDKDMDRSVSELYKMKHSVSQSLPQSNYFTTLSNSVLNEPPRSYPSKEVSSIHTEKQNSNLSAAANPQTLSFISSLSKPPPLIKHQPESESLVGKVPDHLPHQSASHSVTTFRSDCRSPTHLTVCSTNALRSMPALHRAPVFHPPIHHSLERKESSYSSLSPPTLTPVMPVNAGGKAQESQKPPTLIPEPKDSQADLKSSDQSLVEVWRSNNLSKEKAEWPVEKNSGKSQAAVASVIVRPPSSTKVDSVPSGPLAAKDRVCERASSGANKTDYLKPEAGETGRILLPNVNLESAHVKSEKNFEAASQGSVPVSVMSAVNVVSATQTDVLTSAGPTTSVSSLAGSEATYSLSNIISASTPLECPSSKSVSQSVAQAKGCKVSTPVPVTLACSKTANAVQPGSGFSGTTDFIHLKKHKAALAAAQYKNSNVSEAELNTVRNQTAAASLPLDSTMTCAASNKAVSVGNGPAAQPSQPNYHTKLKKAWLTRHSEEDKNTNKMENSGTCVSEMIKPCSVNLIASTSSDIQNSVDGRVTVDKYGRDEKASRRKAKRTYESGSESADSDGSESKAEQRTKRQPKPTYKKKQNDLQKRKGEIEEDLKPNGVLSRSAKEKSKLKLQNSSSAGVPRSVLKDWRKVKKLKQTGESFLQDDSCCEIGPNLQKCRECRLIRSKKGEESTHSPVFCRFYYFRRLSFSKNGVVRIDGFSSPDQYDDEAMSLWTHENYEDDDIDVETSKYILDIIGDKFCQLVTSEKTALSWVKKDAKIAWKRAVRGVREMCDACEATLFNVHWVCRKCGFVACLDCYKAKERKSSRDKELYAWMKCVKGQPHDHKHLMPTQIIPGSVLTDLLDAMHVLREKYGIKSHCHCANRQNLQGGNVPTMNGVSQVLQNALHHSNKTSACPPESQQQSTPQRAQANGSSSPGSASTDSRLTPPESQSPLHWLADLAEQKSREEKQENKEFTLEKEIKEDEEQDTPDSPNGSTSPPASQNSEQGSTLRDLLTTTAGKLRVGSTDAGIAFAPVYSMGASSGKGGRTMPNILDDIIASVVENKIPPNKTSKINVKSEPNEEPKESRQSATNESNKFYRDIPHTWICDQHVLWLKDYKNSNNWKLFKECWKQGQPAVVSGVHKKMNVSLWKAESISLDFGDHQADLLNCKDSIVSNANVKEFWDGFEEVSKRQKNKGGETVVLKLKDCPSGEDFKTMMPARYEDFLRSLPLPEYCNPEGKFNLASHLPGFFVRPDLGPRLCSAYGVAAAKDHDIGTTNLHIEASDVVNVLVYVGIAKGNGVLSKAGILKKFEEEELDDILRKRLKDSSEIPGALWHIYAGKDVDKIREFLQKVSKEQGLEVLPEHDPVRDQGWYVNRRLRQRLLEEYGVRACTLVQFLGDAIVLPAGTLHQVQNFHSCIQVTEDFVSPEHLVQSFHLTQELRLLKEEINYDDKLQVKNILYHAVKEMVRALKMHEDEVEDMEDT